The proteins below come from a single Asanoa ferruginea genomic window:
- a CDS encoding ABC transporter permease subunit, translating to MIWLTWRQFRVSALAVFGVLGAVGVVLAATGPGLHRDYADLVARCEHGCIGDVYDNFFFPRVGAYTGLALLVLAVPVIAGVFWGAPLVSREFETGTRELVWQQSVSRRRWLAVKVGLVGLAAAAAAALAVVPVSLWSAPLDATAITGLNRMTPIVYDARGVVVIGHSMFAFVLGVAAGLLLRRTVPAMAATLAIFAAVQIIVPTLIRPHFANPVSLEVVVTPRDVTGVDSSGGTIRGLIVNAGPPDAWLLTNETVDSTGRAVDTLPAWAADCAPPESPAQEVTQQRCVDQFAAAGYRQVVTYHPAHRFWPFQGLETAIFGLLSLLLAGFCLRRIRPH from the coding sequence CCGGGCTCCACCGCGACTACGCCGACCTGGTCGCCCGGTGCGAGCACGGCTGCATCGGCGACGTCTACGACAATTTCTTCTTCCCCCGCGTCGGTGCCTACACGGGCCTGGCGTTGCTCGTCCTGGCTGTGCCGGTGATCGCCGGAGTGTTCTGGGGCGCGCCGCTGGTCAGCCGCGAGTTCGAGACCGGCACACGGGAACTCGTCTGGCAGCAGAGCGTGTCGCGCCGGCGCTGGCTGGCGGTCAAGGTCGGCCTGGTCGGGCTGGCGGCAGCGGCCGCGGCGGCGCTGGCCGTGGTGCCGGTGAGCCTGTGGTCGGCACCGCTCGACGCCACCGCGATCACCGGGCTGAACCGCATGACCCCCATCGTGTACGACGCCCGGGGCGTCGTCGTGATCGGCCACAGCATGTTCGCGTTCGTCCTCGGCGTCGCCGCCGGCCTGCTGCTCCGCCGCACAGTGCCGGCAATGGCCGCAACGCTGGCGATCTTCGCGGCCGTGCAGATCATCGTGCCGACGCTGATCCGGCCGCATTTCGCCAACCCGGTGAGCCTCGAAGTCGTCGTCACGCCCCGCGACGTCACCGGCGTCGACAGTTCCGGCGGCACCATCCGTGGGCTCATCGTCAACGCCGGCCCACCCGACGCGTGGCTGCTGACCAACGAGACCGTCGACTCCACCGGGCGCGCCGTCGACACGTTGCCGGCCTGGGCCGCCGACTGCGCGCCGCCAGAGTCACCCGCCCAGGAGGTGACCCAGCAGCGATGCGTCGACCAGTTCGCCGCCGCCGGCTACCGGCAGGTCGTGACCTACCACCCGGCGCACCGGTTCTGGCCGTTCCAAGGCCTCGAAACGGCCATCTTCGGCCTGCTCAGCCTGCTGCTGGCCGGATTCTGCCTCCGGCGGATCAGACCACACTGA
- a CDS encoding DinB family protein has product MFDLTGPPAAGNELDTLLGALERQRRYIAWKCGGLDAAGLRATLGPSTVTLGGLLKHLAAVEEHTFAVKLFGRTMTPPFDTADWDGDPDWEWHSAASDSPAELMALWEASVARSRALVAEGLAAGGLDYLGVAAWPDGRRASLRRHLIDMIEEYARHVGHADLIRESVDGLVGEDPTD; this is encoded by the coding sequence ATGTTCGATCTCACTGGACCCCCGGCGGCCGGCAACGAACTCGACACCCTGCTCGGCGCCCTGGAACGGCAGCGCCGCTACATCGCCTGGAAATGTGGTGGCCTCGACGCCGCCGGCCTGCGCGCGACCCTCGGCCCGTCCACCGTCACCCTCGGTGGCCTGCTCAAACACCTGGCCGCGGTGGAGGAGCACACGTTCGCGGTCAAGCTCTTCGGCCGCACCATGACCCCGCCGTTCGACACCGCCGACTGGGACGGCGACCCGGACTGGGAGTGGCATTCGGCCGCGTCCGACTCCCCCGCGGAGTTGATGGCGCTCTGGGAGGCATCGGTGGCCCGGTCCCGCGCCCTGGTGGCGGAGGGGTTGGCCGCGGGCGGCCTGGACTATCTCGGCGTCGCGGCCTGGCCCGACGGCCGCCGGGCCAGCCTCCGCCGGCACCTCATCGACATGATCGAGGAGTACGCCCGCCACGTCGGCCACGCCGACCTTATCCGCGAGTCGGTCGACGGCCTGGTCGGCGAGGACCCGACCGACTAG
- a CDS encoding helix-turn-helix transcriptional regulator, translated as MPDLSPTARALLTLEAIQNNPGITAQRLGDRLGVTERAARRYVAILREADVPIDSVSGPHGGYQVGRGLRLPPLMLTAAEAMGLAMAVVEGHPGAADPADLVGAALAKIMRVLPRRVAEPVRTLRDTSAPRRDAAAGRDTAAGRAPGPVRRELVSDLLAACSGARRIRMGYQISGTEREMEVDPWSVVLRHSRWYLLAWSHTRDAFRVFRVDRITAVAQTAHTFTPPADLDALRTLEDHLSGTWTHLVDVVVDAPPAEVSRWIPRSLGKLDADGPDRSRLRATTDNPQWYARQLAALPMPFQVVGGPEIRAAVMELGERLARSAAR; from the coding sequence ATGCCAGACCTCAGTCCGACCGCGCGGGCGTTGCTGACGCTGGAGGCGATCCAGAACAACCCCGGCATCACCGCACAGCGGCTCGGCGACCGGCTGGGCGTCACCGAGCGCGCCGCCCGCCGGTATGTCGCGATCCTCCGCGAGGCCGACGTGCCGATCGACTCGGTGAGCGGCCCGCACGGCGGCTACCAGGTCGGCCGAGGGCTGCGCCTGCCGCCGCTCATGCTGACCGCCGCCGAGGCGATGGGGCTGGCCATGGCCGTCGTCGAGGGCCATCCGGGCGCCGCCGATCCCGCCGACCTCGTCGGCGCCGCGTTGGCGAAGATCATGCGGGTGCTGCCGCGCCGCGTGGCCGAGCCGGTCCGCACGCTGCGCGACACGTCAGCCCCCCGCCGAGACGCGGCGGCGGGCCGAGACACCGCGGCGGGCCGAGCGCCGGGTCCGGTCCGGCGGGAACTCGTCTCCGACCTGCTCGCCGCCTGTTCCGGCGCTCGGCGAATCAGGATGGGCTACCAGATCAGCGGCACGGAGCGGGAGATGGAGGTCGACCCCTGGTCGGTCGTCCTCCGGCACAGCCGCTGGTATCTGCTGGCCTGGTCGCACACCCGCGACGCCTTCCGGGTGTTCCGCGTCGACCGGATCACCGCGGTCGCACAGACCGCACACACCTTCACGCCGCCGGCGGACCTCGACGCCCTGCGTACCCTCGAAGATCATCTGTCCGGGACCTGGACCCACCTCGTCGACGTCGTGGTCGACGCACCGCCCGCCGAAGTGTCCCGCTGGATCCCGCGCAGTCTCGGCAAGCTCGACGCCGACGGCCCGGATCGCAGCCGGTTGCGGGCGACGACCGACAATCCACAGTGGTACGCCCGCCAGCTCGCCGCCCTCCCGATGCCGTTCCAGGTCGTGGGCGGGCCCGAGATCCGGGCGGCGGTAATGGAACTGGGCGAGCGGCTTGCCCGGTCGGCCGCCCGCTGA
- a CDS encoding YihY/virulence factor BrkB family protein: MASWQAARRQHGWLDHLARAVVRYDQADGGRLAAAVTYYSFFAMFAMALFGFAVFAFVLDDPVVLHPVQQYLEANLPRIDVQAVRDARGTVGVIAFIGLPISGWFWVDALRSSIRAIWGLPEYPGSFLVRVLIDLAVLVGLGLLLAASLATLFVTAASVGWLVTAAGDRWLVGPLGIVLGAGVNTVLTMAVLTALPRLRMPLRRVVGPALFVAVGLELLKTIGRIYVQRTESNPTYLVVAGAVGLLVFLNVVNQLILFAATLSATSTTGQVTDLAAPRGATEQSPSTPEGAPQRDAIRADGAGAPGRGPIRPGRDT; this comes from the coding sequence GTGGCGAGCTGGCAGGCAGCCCGCCGCCAGCACGGCTGGCTTGATCACCTGGCCCGCGCGGTCGTGCGTTACGACCAGGCCGACGGCGGTCGCCTCGCGGCGGCGGTGACCTACTACTCGTTCTTCGCCATGTTCGCCATGGCACTGTTCGGCTTCGCGGTGTTCGCGTTCGTCCTCGACGACCCGGTGGTGCTGCATCCGGTCCAGCAATACCTCGAGGCCAACCTGCCCCGCATCGACGTGCAGGCGGTACGCGACGCCCGCGGCACCGTCGGCGTGATCGCGTTCATCGGCCTGCCGATCTCCGGCTGGTTCTGGGTCGACGCGCTGCGCTCGTCGATCAGGGCCATCTGGGGACTGCCGGAGTATCCGGGCTCGTTCCTCGTCCGCGTGCTGATCGACCTGGCCGTGCTGGTCGGGCTCGGCCTGCTCCTTGCCGCGTCGCTGGCGACGCTTTTCGTCACGGCCGCGAGCGTGGGCTGGCTGGTCACGGCGGCCGGCGACCGCTGGCTGGTTGGCCCGCTCGGGATCGTGCTGGGCGCCGGCGTCAACACGGTGCTGACGATGGCCGTGCTCACCGCCCTGCCCCGCCTGCGCATGCCGCTGCGCCGCGTCGTCGGCCCGGCGCTGTTCGTCGCCGTGGGGCTGGAACTGCTCAAGACCATCGGCCGGATCTACGTGCAGCGCACCGAGAGCAACCCGACCTACCTGGTCGTGGCCGGCGCCGTCGGGCTCCTGGTCTTCCTCAACGTCGTCAACCAGCTCATCCTCTTCGCGGCAACCCTGTCCGCGACCAGCACCACCGGCCAGGTCACCGACCTCGCGGCCCCGCGCGGCGCCACCGAGCAAAGCCCCTCCACCCCGGAAGGGGCACCTCAGCGAGACGCCATCCGCGCGGACGGGGCCGGCGCGCCTGGGCGTGGCCCTATTCGCCCCGGACGGGACACCTGA
- a CDS encoding NAD(P)/FAD-dependent oxidoreductase: MSSTNARPTVVVLGGGYSGIKIAKALDDVADVTLVAPSDAFTHNSAAWRALVEPEWLDRIFLPYDRLLHRGQFVRDQATAVDGRRVTLASGRELEPDHLILATGTSYPFPAKVAEPDTATAKARFRDAHRELLGADRVLVLGAGPAGLELAGEIKAFYPEKTVTVVGADDDVMPGPFDQALRDELRRQLDKLGVSLRLGSAVRSLPSAPPTARGEVTVTTEAGEELTADIWYQAFGVRPATDYLRGALAAARRPDGYVRVDEHLRVAGVDGVWAVGDLTDADRDGIGTAGAQAELVAANLRAAITGSGELTGYRPGPMAIAVPLGPDGGAGQLPGIDGIAGAEMIAGLKGRTMLVGPWAALFDAPGRA, from the coding sequence GTGAGCAGCACCAACGCCCGCCCGACCGTCGTCGTCCTCGGCGGTGGCTACAGCGGGATCAAGATCGCGAAGGCCCTCGACGACGTCGCCGACGTGACGCTCGTCGCACCGTCCGACGCGTTCACCCATAACAGCGCCGCCTGGCGGGCCCTGGTCGAGCCGGAGTGGCTGGACCGGATCTTCCTACCCTACGACCGCCTGCTGCACCGCGGCCAGTTCGTGCGCGACCAGGCCACGGCGGTCGACGGCCGGCGGGTCACCCTGGCCTCGGGTCGTGAGCTGGAGCCTGACCACCTGATCCTGGCCACCGGCACGAGCTACCCGTTCCCGGCCAAGGTGGCCGAGCCCGACACGGCGACGGCCAAGGCCCGGTTCCGCGACGCACACCGCGAACTGCTCGGCGCCGACCGGGTGCTGGTGCTCGGCGCGGGCCCGGCCGGCCTGGAACTGGCCGGCGAGATCAAGGCGTTCTATCCCGAGAAGACGGTGACCGTCGTGGGCGCGGACGACGACGTCATGCCCGGCCCGTTCGACCAGGCCCTGCGGGATGAGTTGCGCCGCCAACTCGACAAGCTCGGAGTCTCGTTGCGGCTCGGCAGCGCGGTGCGGTCGCTGCCCTCGGCACCACCCACCGCGCGTGGCGAGGTCACGGTGACCACCGAGGCGGGCGAGGAGCTGACGGCCGACATCTGGTACCAAGCGTTCGGCGTCCGACCGGCGACCGACTACCTGCGCGGGGCACTCGCCGCGGCCCGCCGGCCCGACGGGTATGTGCGGGTCGACGAGCACCTGCGGGTGGCCGGTGTCGACGGAGTCTGGGCGGTCGGCGACCTGACCGACGCGGACCGCGACGGGATCGGCACGGCCGGGGCACAGGCGGAACTCGTCGCGGCCAACCTGCGGGCGGCGATCACCGGCTCGGGCGAGCTGACCGGCTACCGGCCGGGCCCGATGGCGATCGCGGTGCCGCTCGGCCCGGACGGCGGCGCGGGGCAGCTACCCGGCATCGACGGCATCGCCGGGGCGGAGATGATCGCGGGCCTCAAGGGCCGCACGATGCTGGTCGGGCCGTGGGCGGCCCTGTTCGACGCGCCCGGTCGCGCCTGA
- a CDS encoding TetR/AcrR family transcriptional regulator, whose protein sequence is MAQEAGGAPKRARAERSDSVRNRERLLAAARDLFATDGLHAPLDRIATAAGVGPGTLYRHFPTRLALWEAVLEEPLRVQLDLVERALANPDRWSGVAQYILETSAHEAERGGYLNLMTTRFDGAPRLLAIRGSIQRRIVELFSRARREGAIRPDFSVEDLIFINLSNSRVAEVTREVAPDAWRRNVELFLDSLRPERAHPLNQPPMTPGEVARVAMR, encoded by the coding sequence GTGGCACAAGAGGCCGGTGGGGCACCGAAACGCGCTCGGGCCGAGCGCAGCGACAGCGTGCGCAACCGGGAGCGGCTGCTGGCGGCGGCCCGCGACCTGTTCGCGACCGACGGTCTGCACGCGCCGCTCGACCGGATCGCGACGGCGGCCGGGGTCGGCCCCGGCACCCTCTACCGCCACTTCCCGACCCGGCTCGCGCTCTGGGAAGCGGTGCTCGAGGAACCGTTGCGCGTCCAGCTCGACCTGGTCGAGCGGGCGCTGGCCAACCCCGACCGGTGGTCGGGCGTCGCGCAATACATCCTGGAAACCTCCGCACACGAGGCGGAGCGCGGCGGTTATCTCAACCTGATGACCACCCGCTTCGACGGCGCGCCGCGCCTGCTGGCGATCCGCGGCTCGATCCAGCGCCGCATCGTCGAGCTCTTCAGCCGAGCCCGCCGGGAAGGCGCGATCCGCCCCGACTTCAGCGTCGAAGACCTCATCTTCATCAACCTGTCCAACAGCCGCGTGGCCGAGGTGACCCGCGAAGTGGCCCCCGACGCGTGGCGCCGCAACGTCGAGTTGTTCCTCGACAGCCTCCGCCCGGAGCGGGCACACCCCTTGAACCAGCCGCCGATGACACCGGGCGAGGTGGCGCGGGTCGCGATGCGCTGA
- a CDS encoding glycoside hydrolase family 44 protein, which yields MRPFTYLAAALLAVSPTVAPVALAADGPALTVDAAQDRHPISPYVYGMNFADAALADELDLPVRRWGGNATTRYDYRNDTTNRASDWFFENIAEDNADPAALPDGSSTDEFVEQDRATGTDTILTLPLIGWAPKARDASCGFSVAKYGPQQRTDEWRPDCGNGIRPDGTPVTGNDPRDTSAPIGPDYVTGWVDHLTDKYGTAAEGGVQFYNLDNEPDIWHSTHRDVHPLGAGSVELRDRAYEIGAAVKAADPTATTLGPVGWGWTSWDYSGLDQETCGRTGCWADPPDRAARGGLPFTTWYLQQMKAYEQAHGTRVLDYFDMHFYPQANGVAFGNGNDPATNALRLRSTRALWDPTYVDESWINTQVRLVPRMRDLVAANYPGTKTAITEYNWGALDSVNGALTQADILGIFGRERLDLATLWSPPAATDPGAFAFRVYRNYDGAGGRFGDVGVKATSADQSLLSVYAATRSSDGALTMVVVNKSGAEQTAPVSVAGHAARNARVYRYGAANPAAIVRAADQPVTGGAFEATFPADSITLFVLDRPAADSTAPTAPGTPVASAIGPDSVTLSWPPSTDDTGVVGYDVWAQYTDTVFKAATSSSPGVTVTGLQPSSEYRFTVRARDAAGNQSVASPGLTVLTAPRPGAASLTARYLNLDWSPGDNQIKPGIQLDNSGAAAVPLSRVTARYWFTRDGSTPTVNVWCDWAQVGCATVTRRVVTLPAARPGADAYLEVGFGSGSLAPSSSTGQIQLRMAKPDWSAFTETNDHSFRPNAPGYATNARITVYVDGVRVSGTEP from the coding sequence ATGCGCCCGTTCACCTATCTGGCCGCCGCCCTGCTGGCCGTCTCCCCCACCGTCGCGCCGGTCGCCCTTGCTGCCGACGGCCCCGCGCTGACCGTCGACGCCGCACAGGACCGGCACCCGATCAGCCCCTACGTCTACGGCATGAACTTCGCCGACGCCGCGCTGGCCGACGAACTCGACCTGCCGGTGCGCCGCTGGGGCGGCAACGCGACCACCCGCTACGACTACCGAAACGACACCACCAACCGGGCCAGCGACTGGTTCTTCGAGAACATCGCCGAGGACAACGCCGACCCGGCCGCACTGCCGGACGGCTCGTCGACCGACGAGTTCGTCGAGCAGGACCGCGCCACCGGCACCGATACGATCCTGACCCTGCCGCTGATCGGCTGGGCGCCGAAGGCCCGCGACGCCTCGTGCGGCTTCTCGGTCGCGAAATACGGGCCGCAGCAACGCACCGACGAGTGGCGCCCGGACTGCGGCAACGGCATCCGTCCCGACGGCACCCCGGTCACCGGCAACGACCCCCGCGACACCAGCGCACCGATCGGTCCCGACTACGTCACCGGCTGGGTCGATCACCTGACCGACAAATACGGCACGGCGGCCGAGGGCGGTGTGCAGTTCTACAACCTCGACAACGAGCCGGACATCTGGCACAGCACCCACCGCGACGTGCATCCGCTCGGCGCCGGCTCGGTCGAGCTGCGCGACCGGGCCTACGAGATCGGCGCCGCCGTGAAGGCCGCCGACCCGACCGCCACGACGCTGGGCCCGGTCGGGTGGGGCTGGACGAGCTGGGACTATTCGGGGCTCGACCAGGAGACCTGCGGCCGCACGGGATGCTGGGCCGACCCGCCGGACCGCGCGGCCCGCGGTGGGTTGCCGTTCACGACCTGGTATCTGCAACAGATGAAGGCCTACGAGCAGGCGCACGGCACCCGGGTGCTCGACTACTTCGACATGCACTTCTACCCGCAGGCCAACGGCGTCGCGTTCGGCAACGGCAACGACCCGGCCACCAACGCTCTGCGGCTGCGCTCGACCCGCGCGCTCTGGGATCCCACCTATGTGGACGAAAGCTGGATCAACACCCAGGTGCGGCTGGTACCCCGGATGCGCGACCTGGTGGCGGCCAACTATCCCGGCACGAAGACGGCGATCACCGAATACAACTGGGGCGCGCTCGACAGCGTCAACGGCGCGCTGACCCAGGCCGACATCCTCGGCATCTTCGGTCGCGAGCGGCTCGACCTGGCCACCCTGTGGTCGCCGCCCGCAGCCACCGACCCGGGCGCGTTCGCGTTCCGCGTCTACCGCAACTACGACGGCGCCGGCGGCCGGTTCGGCGACGTCGGGGTCAAGGCGACGAGCGCGGACCAATCACTGCTTTCGGTGTACGCGGCCACGCGGTCCAGTGACGGCGCACTGACGATGGTGGTGGTCAACAAGAGCGGGGCGGAGCAGACAGCACCCGTGTCTGTGGCTGGTCACGCGGCTCGCAATGCTCGGGTCTATCGCTACGGCGCGGCCAACCCCGCGGCGATCGTGCGCGCGGCCGACCAGCCGGTCACCGGTGGGGCTTTCGAGGCGACGTTCCCGGCCGACAGCATCACCCTGTTCGTGCTCGACCGCCCGGCCGCCGACAGCACGGCACCGACCGCACCGGGCACCCCGGTGGCGTCGGCGATCGGTCCCGACTCGGTGACGCTGAGCTGGCCACCGTCCACAGACGACACCGGCGTGGTCGGCTATGACGTCTGGGCTCAATACACGGACACTGTCTTCAAGGCGGCCACCTCTTCGTCGCCTGGCGTCACGGTGACCGGGCTGCAACCGTCGTCGGAATACCGCTTCACGGTCCGCGCCCGCGACGCGGCCGGCAACCAGTCGGTCGCCTCACCCGGGTTGACGGTGCTGACCGCGCCCCGACCGGGTGCCGCGTCACTGACCGCGCGCTATCTCAACCTCGACTGGTCGCCGGGCGACAACCAGATCAAGCCGGGCATCCAACTCGACAACAGCGGCGCGGCGGCGGTGCCGCTGAGCCGGGTGACCGCCCGCTACTGGTTCACCCGCGACGGCAGCACGCCGACCGTCAACGTCTGGTGCGACTGGGCCCAGGTCGGCTGCGCGACCGTCACCCGCCGGGTGGTCACGCTGCCGGCGGCGCGGCCGGGCGCGGACGCGTACCTGGAGGTGGGTTTCGGTTCTGGTTCCCTTGCTCCCAGCTCTTCGACGGGCCAGATCCAGCTCCGGATGGCCAAGCCCGACTGGTCGGCCTTCACCGAGACCAACGATCACAGCTTCCGCCCGAACGCGCCCGGTTACGCGACCAACGCCCGCATCACGGTCTACGTCGACGGGGTACGCGTGAGCGGCACCGAGCCGTGA
- a CDS encoding helix-turn-helix domain-containing protein, which yields MALIGQPAGDNAAIAPAPGWAGVGTVTLRELSGHPNLTAARRSDHHVLVLVTVGHGQHEIDFRSYPCRPGTLLWVRPGQVVRFGGGAGMDAIVVCWEPAAVAEVADDPGLLDGALGPAFWQLAGEDEDAVINEVSQLVVDCQRHRSGTLAAGLLRHQLAVLLLRIALLPGRLPAERNDAYVRFRMEVDKDFTQTRRVEEYAERMGYSVRTVTRACLAATGRSAKQVIDDRVTLEAMRLLAVTDDPIADIGRRLGFPEPTNFGRFFHREAGTSPGAFRTAQRGGPRGLLPAQRRAPAADLHGRPAPRVGGEA from the coding sequence ATGGCCCTTATCGGTCAACCGGCCGGCGACAACGCCGCCATCGCGCCCGCCCCGGGTTGGGCGGGCGTCGGCACCGTCACTCTCCGCGAGCTGTCCGGTCATCCCAACCTGACGGCGGCCCGGCGCAGCGACCACCACGTCCTCGTGCTGGTCACGGTCGGCCATGGGCAGCACGAGATCGACTTCCGCTCCTACCCGTGCCGGCCCGGCACGCTGCTCTGGGTGCGCCCCGGCCAGGTGGTCCGGTTCGGCGGCGGCGCCGGCATGGACGCGATCGTGGTCTGCTGGGAGCCGGCGGCGGTCGCCGAGGTCGCCGACGACCCCGGCCTGCTCGACGGCGCGCTTGGCCCGGCCTTCTGGCAGCTCGCCGGCGAAGACGAAGACGCGGTCATCAACGAGGTGAGCCAACTCGTCGTCGACTGCCAGCGGCACCGCTCCGGCACCCTCGCCGCGGGCCTGCTGCGGCATCAACTCGCGGTCCTGTTGCTGCGGATCGCGCTGCTGCCCGGTCGGTTGCCGGCCGAGCGCAACGACGCCTACGTCCGCTTCCGGATGGAGGTCGACAAAGACTTCACCCAGACCAGGCGCGTCGAGGAGTACGCGGAGCGGATGGGCTACTCGGTCCGCACGGTGACCCGGGCCTGCCTGGCCGCGACCGGCCGCAGCGCCAAGCAGGTCATCGACGACCGGGTCACGCTCGAGGCGATGCGCCTGCTGGCCGTCACCGACGACCCGATCGCCGACATCGGGCGGCGGCTGGGTTTCCCCGAGCCGACCAACTTCGGCCGCTTCTTCCACCGGGAGGCGGGCACCAGCCCGGGCGCGTTCCGCACCGCACAGCGCGGCGGTCCGCGTGGCCTGCTGCCGGCCCAGCGCCGGGCTCCCGCGGCCGATCTCCACGGGCGCCCCGCACCGCGGGTCGGCGGCGAGGCATGA
- a CDS encoding RrF2 family transcriptional regulator, with translation MQISARGDYAVRAALSLAAVHPSVMSAQALAADQDMPRKFLEAVLADLRRAGIVRAQRGAEGGYVLTQPPREVTIGAILRAVDGPLAGVRGMRPEETEYAGSSENLPRVWVAVRAAVREVVDETTLADVLSGKLPAHIKKLTTLPDAWQPR, from the coding sequence GTGCAGATATCGGCGCGCGGCGACTATGCGGTGCGGGCTGCGCTGAGCCTGGCCGCGGTGCATCCGTCGGTGATGTCGGCCCAGGCGCTCGCGGCCGACCAGGACATGCCCCGCAAGTTTCTCGAAGCAGTGCTGGCCGACCTGCGCCGGGCCGGCATCGTGCGGGCCCAGCGCGGCGCGGAGGGCGGCTACGTGCTGACCCAGCCGCCCCGGGAGGTCACCATCGGCGCGATCCTCCGCGCGGTCGACGGCCCGCTCGCCGGGGTCCGCGGCATGCGCCCGGAGGAGACCGAATACGCCGGCTCGTCCGAAAACCTGCCCCGGGTCTGGGTCGCGGTGCGCGCCGCCGTCCGCGAGGTGGTCGACGAGACCACCCTGGCCGACGTGCTCAGCGGCAAGCTGCCCGCACACATCAAGAAGCTGACCACGCTTCCCGACGCCTGGCAGCCGCGCTGA
- a CDS encoding MTH1187 family thiamine-binding protein: protein MSVLVAFSVTPLGVGEGVADLVAEAVRVVRESGLPNRTDAMFTTVEGETWEEIMAVVHAAVAAVQARAPRTSTVIKVDWREGVTGALDSKVASIDRLLG, encoded by the coding sequence ATGTCGGTCCTGGTGGCGTTCAGCGTGACCCCGTTGGGCGTCGGCGAGGGAGTCGCCGACCTGGTCGCCGAGGCGGTCCGGGTGGTCCGCGAGTCGGGCCTGCCCAACCGCACCGACGCCATGTTCACCACGGTCGAGGGCGAGACCTGGGAAGAGATCATGGCGGTCGTCCACGCCGCGGTCGCGGCCGTCCAGGCCCGTGCGCCCCGCACCTCGACGGTCATCAAGGTCGACTGGCGCGAGGGCGTGACCGGCGCCCTCGACAGCAAGGTCGCCAGCATCGACCGCCTCCTGGGCTGA
- a CDS encoding TetR/AcrR family transcriptional regulator, which yields MTTVKGKAPNRRTAKARETRTRMLDAARELFIGQGYGATTLADVASAAGVAVQTIYFTFNNKRSLLKELVDVTVAGDDEPVATMDRQWYRDALAAPTAVEQLRAQIAGSRAVLDRVAPIVSMVTVASASDPEVAAIWPDDIDPRFTVLSNSALSLVDKPGARAGVSAAEAADLLYGILSPELYLLFVRDRGWSPERYERWAFDTLRPQLCAD from the coding sequence GTGACGACCGTCAAGGGCAAGGCACCGAACCGGCGAACCGCCAAGGCCCGGGAGACCCGCACCCGCATGCTCGACGCGGCCCGGGAGCTGTTCATCGGCCAGGGCTACGGCGCGACCACGCTCGCCGACGTGGCGTCCGCCGCCGGGGTGGCCGTGCAGACCATCTACTTCACCTTCAACAACAAGCGTTCGCTGCTCAAGGAGCTGGTCGACGTCACGGTCGCCGGCGACGACGAGCCGGTGGCCACGATGGATCGGCAGTGGTATCGCGACGCGCTCGCCGCGCCGACCGCCGTCGAGCAGTTGCGCGCCCAGATCGCCGGTTCCCGTGCCGTGCTCGACCGGGTCGCGCCGATCGTCAGCATGGTCACCGTCGCCTCGGCGTCGGACCCGGAGGTCGCGGCGATCTGGCCCGACGACATCGATCCGCGCTTCACGGTGCTGTCCAACTCAGCACTGTCCCTCGTGGACAAGCCGGGCGCCCGGGCCGGCGTCTCCGCGGCCGAGGCCGCCGACCTGCTCTACGGCATTCTGTCGCCGGAGCTCTACCTGCTCTTCGTTCGCGACCGCGGCTGGTCGCCGGAGCGCTACGAGCGGTGGGCCTTCGACACCCTCCGCCCGCAGCTCTGCGCGGACTGA
- a CDS encoding nitroreductase family protein has product MEFQDVVRKRRMVRSYDPDRPVPPEVVDRIIRNGLRAPSAGFSQGWGFLVLDEPADHARFRAAMGRSAEPEKWFAASYAAPLLIVPCSHKDAYLDRYARADKGHEDRSDAWWPAPYWDIDTGMASLMMLLTAVDAGLGACFFGMPIDAIEPFKKEFGVPTGFTPIGAISVGYSDEPPRDLRARRRPTGDVVFKGNWGQAASSD; this is encoded by the coding sequence ATGGAGTTTCAGGATGTTGTCCGCAAGCGCCGGATGGTGCGCAGCTATGACCCCGACCGTCCGGTGCCGCCCGAGGTCGTCGACCGCATCATCCGCAACGGGCTCCGCGCGCCGTCGGCCGGTTTCTCGCAGGGCTGGGGCTTCCTGGTCCTCGACGAGCCCGCCGACCACGCCCGGTTCCGGGCCGCGATGGGCCGCTCGGCGGAGCCGGAGAAGTGGTTCGCCGCCAGCTACGCGGCGCCGCTGCTGATCGTGCCCTGCTCGCACAAGGACGCCTACCTCGACCGCTACGCGCGGGCCGACAAGGGCCACGAAGACCGCTCCGACGCCTGGTGGCCGGCGCCCTACTGGGACATCGACACCGGCATGGCGTCGCTGATGATGCTGCTCACCGCCGTCGACGCCGGGCTCGGCGCGTGCTTCTTCGGGATGCCGATCGACGCGATCGAGCCGTTCAAGAAGGAGTTCGGCGTGCCCACCGGCTTCACCCCGATCGGTGCGATCTCGGTCGGCTACAGCGACGAGCCGCCGCGCGACCTGCGGGCCCGCCGCCGGCCGACCGGCGATGTCGTCTTCAAGGGCAACTGGGGCCAGGCCGCGTCAAGCGACTAG